The following coding sequences lie in one Glycine max cultivar Williams 82 chromosome 19, Glycine_max_v4.0, whole genome shotgun sequence genomic window:
- the LOC100787927 gene encoding mitochondrial adenine nucleotide transporter ADNT1 has product MASETKVVNLAEEAKLAREGVTAPSYAFTTICKSLVAGGVAGGVSRTAVAPLERLKILLQVQNPHSIKYNGTIQGLKYIWRTEGFRGLFKGNGTNCARIVPNSAVKFFSYEQASKGILHLYQKQTGNEDAQLTPLFRLGAGACAGIIAMSATYPMDMVRGRITVQTEKSPYQYRGMFHALSTVLREEGPRALYKGWLPSVIGVIPYVGLNFAVYESLKDWLVKSNPLGLVQDSELSVTTRLACGAAAGTIGQTVAYPLDVIRRRMQMVGWNHAASVVAGDGRGKVPLAYTGMVDAFRKTVRYEGFGALYRGLVPNSVKVVPSIAIAFVTYEVVKDILGVEIRISD; this is encoded by the exons ATGGCTTCGGAGACGAAGGTCGTGAATCTGGCTGAGGAAGCCAAGCTCGCCAGAGAAGGTGTCACGGCTCCCTCCTATGCTTTTACCACCATCTGCAAGTCCCTCGTCGCTGGTGGAGTCGCCGGAGGAGT ATCACGAACTGCAGTTGCTCCACTGGAACGGTTGAAGATTTTGCTACAG GTTCAGAATCCCCACAGCATTAAATACAATGGAACAATTCAAGGTCTAAAATATATATGGAGAACTGAAGGTTTTCGTGGGCTGTTCAAAGGGAATGGTACTAATTGTGCTCGAATTGTCCCAAATTCTGCTGTGAAGTTCTTCAGTTATGAGCAAGCTTCCAA AGGTATACTACATCTGTATCAGAAGCAAACTGGAAACG AGGATGCTCAGCTGACTCCTCTTTTCCGTCTTGGGGCTGGAGCATGTGCGGGAATAATTGCCATGTCTGCAACTTATCCAATGGACATGGTTCGAGGCAGAATAACTGTACAG ACAGAGAAGTCCCCTTACCAGTACAGAGGAATGTTTCATGCTCTGTCAACTGTACTCAGGGAAGAAGGTCCACGTGCTTTATATAAGGGGTGGCTTCCTTCAGTCATTGGAGTT ATTCCTTATGTGGGCCTCAACTTTGCTGTGTACGAGTCTTTGAAAGATTGGTTAGTTAAATCTAATCCATTAGGTCTAGTTCAAGATTCCGAGTTGAGTGTGACAACTCGCCTGGCTTGTGGTGCTGCAGCTGGAACTATTGGACAAACTGTTGCTTACCCTCTTGATGTCATTCGTCGAAGAATGCAGATGGTGGGTTGGAACCATGCTGCTTCTGTTGTAGCTGGTGATGGAAGAGGGAAGGTACCTCTTGCATACACTGGCATGGTTGATGCTTTTAGGAAAACTGTTCGGTATGAGGGATTTGGCGCATTATACAGGGGTCTGGTGCCAAATTCTGTAAAG GTGGTCCCATCCATAGCAATTGCGTTTGTAACATATGAGGTGGTGAAGGACATTTTAGGAGTGGAGATCAGGATATCAGACTGA